One Mycobacteroides abscessus ATCC 19977 genomic window carries:
- a CDS encoding alpha/beta hydrolase, with translation MMRMRRALPVIFLMLTAAVPAIPAAAAPLPAPSPSLQAFYDQKVVWGGCDSFVTDTSRIPTARCAKVKVPVNYDKLMGAVAELAVLRVPATGKRVGALLVNPGGPGGSGVDLAAGMGAKLGDSAIGQSFDIVGFDPRGVGGSTPTLRCRTDAEFDAFRKEPLADYSQAGVAHIEDVYRQYVNECANRMGLDFLANAGTASAARDMDIVRSIVGAGAADTRLNYLGYSYGTELGTQYAEYFPQNVRTMVLDGAIDPTIDPVESNVRQMTGFQVAFNDYAADCAKDPKCPLGPDPSQAVKRFHQLIDPLVTKPAKTNDPRGLSYQDAITGTIQAMYTPRYWKYLTSGLSGLADGSGPDDLLWLADQYQERDDHGRYDNLQDAFNSIRCVDGPTPKDSAPWVAADKTLREQAPFSSYGSFTGYAPRDMCAFWPVPPTSTPHTPSTPGLAPVVVISTTHDPATPYEAGVALARQLGGSLISYEGTQHTVAFNGEACVDDVVTRYFVDGTVPPKDVRC, from the coding sequence ATGATGCGGATGCGCCGGGCGTTGCCAGTGATTTTCTTGATGTTGACGGCGGCCGTCCCCGCGATCCCGGCGGCTGCCGCGCCGCTGCCGGCTCCGAGCCCGTCGCTGCAGGCGTTCTACGACCAAAAGGTCGTGTGGGGTGGGTGCGACAGCTTCGTCACCGACACCAGCCGCATCCCGACCGCGCGCTGCGCCAAGGTCAAGGTGCCCGTCAACTACGACAAGCTGATGGGCGCGGTGGCCGAACTGGCCGTGCTCAGGGTGCCCGCCACCGGCAAGCGCGTGGGTGCGCTCCTGGTCAACCCCGGCGGCCCGGGCGGATCGGGTGTGGACCTGGCGGCCGGTATGGGCGCCAAGCTCGGTGATTCGGCGATCGGGCAGAGCTTCGACATCGTCGGATTCGACCCGCGCGGTGTCGGCGGCTCCACTCCGACGTTGCGCTGCCGTACCGACGCCGAGTTCGATGCCTTCCGCAAGGAGCCGCTGGCCGACTACAGCCAGGCCGGGGTGGCCCACATCGAGGACGTGTACCGCCAATACGTCAACGAATGCGCGAACCGGATGGGGCTCGACTTCCTGGCCAACGCCGGAACTGCTTCGGCAGCAAGAGATATGGATATCGTCAGGAGCATCGTAGGGGCCGGTGCGGCGGACACCAGGCTCAATTACCTGGGCTACTCCTATGGCACCGAGCTGGGCACCCAGTACGCCGAATATTTCCCGCAGAACGTGCGCACCATGGTTCTGGACGGCGCGATCGACCCGACCATCGACCCGGTGGAGTCCAACGTGCGGCAGATGACGGGGTTCCAGGTGGCGTTCAACGACTATGCCGCCGACTGCGCCAAAGACCCCAAGTGCCCGTTGGGCCCCGACCCTTCCCAGGCCGTGAAGCGTTTTCATCAGCTGATCGATCCGCTGGTGACCAAACCGGCCAAGACCAACGATCCGCGCGGGCTGAGCTACCAGGACGCCATCACAGGCACCATCCAGGCGATGTACACCCCGCGCTACTGGAAGTACCTCACCTCGGGTCTGTCCGGCCTGGCGGACGGCAGCGGACCCGATGACCTGTTGTGGCTGGCCGACCAGTACCAGGAGCGTGACGATCACGGGCGTTACGACAACTTGCAGGACGCGTTCAACTCGATTCGTTGCGTCGACGGGCCGACGCCGAAGGACTCCGCGCCGTGGGTGGCCGCCGACAAGACGCTGCGCGAGCAGGCCCCATTCTCGAGCTACGGGTCGTTCACTGGCTACGCCCCGCGCGATATGTGCGCCTTCTGGCCCGTGCCGCCGACGTCGACCCCGCACACCCCGTCGACTCCCGGCCTGGCGCCGGTGGTGGTCATCTCCACCACGCACGACCCGGCGACGCCGTATGAGGCAGGAGTGGCGCTGGCGCGCCAGTTGGGTGGATCGCTCATCAGTTACGAGGGCACCCAGCACACCGTCGCATTCAACGGTGAGGCATGTGTCGATGACGTGGTGACGCGCTACTTCGTCGACGGCACCGTGCCTCCTAAAGACGTGCGCTGCTGA
- a CDS encoding glutamine synthetase family protein, with protein MDRQKEFVLRTLEERDIRFVRLWFTDVLGYLKSVSIAPAELEGAFEEGIGFDGSSIEGFARVSESDTVAHPDPSTFQVLPWTTSAGKHHSARMFCDIKLPDGSPSWSDPRHVLRRQLAKASDLGFSCYVHPEIEFFLLKNLPDDGTAPIPADDAGYFDQAVHEAAPNFRRHAIDALESMGISVEFSHHEGAPGQQEIDLRYADALSMADNVMTFRNVVKEVAIIDGVHATFMPKPFSDHPGSAMHTHMSLFEGDTNAFHNPDDPLQLSDVGKSFIAGILEHANEISAVTNQWVNSYKRLVQGGEAPTAASWGAANRSALVRVPMYTPNKSSSRRIEVRSPDSACNPYLTYAVLLAAGLRGVEQGYTLGPEAEDDVWGLTRAERQAMGYKELPSTLENALIAMEGSELVAEALGEHVFDFFLRNKRAEWARYRSNVTPFELRAYLGL; from the coding sequence ATGGATCGTCAGAAGGAATTCGTGCTGCGCACGCTGGAAGAACGCGATATCCGTTTCGTCCGGCTGTGGTTCACCGATGTGCTCGGCTACCTCAAGAGCGTCTCCATTGCGCCCGCTGAGCTGGAGGGCGCTTTCGAGGAGGGCATCGGTTTCGATGGCTCGTCCATCGAAGGCTTCGCCCGTGTCTCCGAATCGGACACCGTCGCCCACCCCGATCCGTCGACCTTCCAGGTGCTGCCCTGGACCACGAGCGCGGGCAAGCACCACTCGGCGCGCATGTTCTGCGACATCAAACTGCCCGACGGCTCGCCGTCGTGGTCGGACCCTCGGCACGTGCTGCGCCGTCAGCTGGCCAAGGCGAGCGATTTGGGCTTTTCCTGCTACGTACACCCGGAGATCGAGTTCTTCCTGCTGAAGAACCTGCCCGACGACGGGACGGCACCCATCCCCGCCGACGACGCCGGATACTTCGACCAGGCAGTGCACGAGGCCGCGCCCAACTTCCGCCGGCATGCGATCGACGCGCTCGAATCCATGGGCATCTCGGTGGAATTCAGCCACCACGAGGGTGCGCCCGGCCAGCAGGAGATCGATTTACGGTACGCCGACGCCCTTTCCATGGCGGACAACGTGATGACATTCCGGAACGTCGTCAAGGAAGTGGCGATCATCGACGGCGTGCATGCCACGTTCATGCCCAAGCCGTTCAGTGATCACCCCGGCAGTGCCATGCACACCCATATGAGCCTGTTCGAGGGCGATACCAACGCCTTCCACAATCCCGATGACCCGCTTCAGCTTTCGGATGTCGGCAAGTCGTTCATCGCCGGCATCCTGGAGCACGCCAACGAGATCAGCGCCGTCACCAATCAGTGGGTGAATTCCTACAAGCGCCTGGTGCAGGGCGGTGAGGCGCCGACGGCGGCGTCCTGGGGTGCGGCCAACCGTTCGGCGCTGGTGCGGGTTCCGATGTACACGCCCAACAAGTCGTCGTCACGTCGCATCGAGGTACGCAGCCCGGACTCCGCGTGCAACCCGTATCTGACGTATGCGGTGCTGCTGGCCGCCGGTCTGCGGGGTGTGGAGCAGGGCTACACCCTGGGCCCGGAAGCCGAGGACGACGTCTGGGGCCTGACCCGTGCGGAGCGCCAGGCCATGGGCTACAAGGAGCTGCCCAGCACGCTGGAGAACGCCCTCATCGCGATGGAGGGCTCCGAGCTGGTCGCAGAAGCCTTGGGAGAGCATGTCTTTGACTTCTTCCTGCGCAACAAGCGGGCCGAGTGGGCGCGCTACCGCAGCAATGTGACGCCGTTCGAACTGCGTGCCTACTTGGGTCTGTGA
- a CDS encoding bifunctional [glutamine synthetase] adenylyltransferase/[glutamine synthetase]-adenylyl-L-tyrosine phosphorylase, protein MTRSSERSKVPGVGRLGLVDPRAAALLEELGWTTEAHVPLLWSLSRSPDADAALLTLIRLREEMGPQWAALDQELSANTALRGRLLSVIGSSLALGDHLVAHPDRWQLLVGEVELESKETLQERFLKVVGAIDGRASVSEFVAISALRDAYRDRLLVLAALDLAATVENEPVLPFPVVGQHLADLADAALTAALAVAVSLVVPEGQEPPRLAVIAMGKCGARELNYVSDVDVIFVGEQADSLTTRVAGEMMRVGSSTFFEVDAALRPEGKAGALVRTLDSHVTYYRRWAKTWEFQALLKARPAVGDPDLGKAYVDALMPMVWTACEREDFVPEVQAMRRRVESLVPADLREREIKLGTGGLRDVEFAVQLLQLVHGRADESLHVASTVDALSVLSAGGYIGRDDGANLTASYEFLRLLEHRLQLQRLKRTHTLPAPEDTEAMRWLARAAHVRPDGQNDALGVLRAEIKRQALRVSRLHAKLFYQPLLESVTEFDKEALGLSNEAAVRQLAALGYQQPQHALSHLAALTKEGGRRGRIQSILLPTLLDWLADTPDPDAGLLAYRRVSEALADQTWYLRTLRDEGAVAKRLMQILGTSAYVPDLVMRAPEVIQLYADGPNGPKLLEAEPASVAKALIASSARHADPERAIAAARSLRRRELARVASADLLGLLDVVEVCGALTSVWVAVLQAALDAVIKASIPEGEQAPAVVSVIGMGRLGGGELGYGSDADVLYVCEARGEATDAEAVRWSATIAEKVGKLLGAPSTDPPLQVDTGLRPEGRNGPMVRTLAAYETYYAQWAQPWEVQALLRAHSVAGDSDLGLRFLHMIDKTRYPAGGIAQDAVREIRRIKARVDAERLPRGADPNTNTKLGRGGLADVEWTVQLLQLRHAHEHQSLHSTSTLQTLRAAAEAGLIETEDAELLRQAWLTATNARNALVLARGKPTDQLPGPGRLLNTVAAAAGWPDNDGGEFLDNYLRVTRRAKAVVQRVFGE, encoded by the coding sequence GTGACGCGATCTTCTGAGCGTTCGAAGGTCCCTGGTGTCGGGCGGCTGGGGCTTGTCGATCCGCGGGCCGCGGCACTGCTCGAAGAGCTGGGCTGGACCACCGAGGCGCATGTGCCGCTGCTGTGGTCGCTATCGCGTTCCCCGGACGCCGATGCCGCGCTGCTCACGCTGATCCGGCTGCGCGAGGAGATGGGTCCCCAGTGGGCCGCGCTGGATCAGGAGTTGAGTGCCAATACCGCACTGCGGGGTCGGCTGCTGTCGGTGATCGGCTCGTCCTTGGCGCTCGGTGATCATCTGGTGGCGCACCCCGACCGGTGGCAGCTGCTGGTCGGTGAGGTCGAACTGGAGTCCAAAGAGACTCTGCAAGAGCGATTTTTGAAGGTTGTCGGCGCCATCGACGGACGTGCGTCGGTCTCGGAGTTCGTCGCGATCTCGGCGCTGCGAGACGCTTACCGGGACCGGCTCTTGGTGCTGGCCGCGCTCGATCTGGCGGCCACCGTCGAGAACGAACCGGTGTTGCCGTTCCCGGTGGTGGGTCAACACCTCGCGGATCTGGCCGACGCCGCGCTGACGGCCGCACTGGCCGTGGCAGTGTCTCTGGTGGTTCCCGAGGGGCAGGAACCACCCCGGCTCGCGGTTATCGCGATGGGCAAATGCGGTGCGCGCGAGCTCAATTACGTCAGTGATGTCGACGTCATCTTCGTGGGGGAGCAGGCCGACTCGCTGACCACCCGTGTTGCCGGGGAGATGATGCGGGTGGGCTCGAGCACCTTCTTCGAGGTGGACGCGGCGCTGCGCCCGGAGGGTAAGGCCGGGGCGCTGGTGCGCACGCTCGACTCGCACGTCACGTACTACCGGCGCTGGGCCAAGACCTGGGAATTTCAGGCACTGCTGAAGGCACGCCCGGCCGTCGGCGATCCGGACCTGGGCAAGGCGTATGTGGACGCGCTCATGCCGATGGTGTGGACCGCGTGTGAGCGTGAGGATTTCGTACCGGAGGTGCAGGCCATGCGCCGCCGGGTGGAGTCGTTGGTGCCCGCGGATCTACGTGAGCGCGAGATCAAACTGGGCACCGGCGGGCTGCGTGACGTCGAATTCGCGGTGCAGCTGCTGCAGCTGGTACATGGCCGGGCCGATGAGTCGCTGCACGTGGCATCGACTGTCGACGCGCTGAGCGTGCTGTCGGCTGGGGGATACATCGGTCGTGACGACGGTGCCAATCTGACGGCATCCTATGAGTTTTTGCGGCTGTTGGAACATCGCCTGCAGCTGCAACGGCTCAAGCGCACGCACACCCTGCCCGCGCCGGAGGACACCGAGGCCATGCGATGGCTGGCCCGGGCGGCGCATGTGCGTCCCGACGGACAGAACGACGCGCTCGGGGTACTGCGCGCCGAGATCAAGCGGCAGGCGTTGCGCGTGTCTCGTCTGCACGCCAAGTTGTTCTACCAACCGCTGCTGGAATCGGTCACCGAGTTCGACAAGGAAGCCCTGGGGCTGTCCAACGAGGCGGCGGTGCGCCAGCTCGCGGCTCTGGGATATCAGCAACCGCAGCACGCCCTCAGTCACCTGGCCGCCCTGACCAAGGAGGGCGGGCGCCGGGGACGCATTCAATCCATCCTGCTGCCAACGCTTTTGGATTGGCTGGCGGATACTCCCGATCCGGATGCCGGGCTGCTGGCCTATCGCCGGGTGAGCGAGGCGCTGGCCGACCAGACGTGGTACCTGCGCACGTTGCGTGACGAGGGCGCGGTGGCCAAGCGGCTCATGCAGATCCTGGGCACCTCGGCGTATGTGCCCGATCTCGTCATGCGCGCACCCGAAGTGATCCAGCTGTATGCCGATGGCCCCAACGGGCCCAAACTCCTTGAGGCGGAACCTGCTTCGGTTGCCAAGGCGCTGATTGCCTCGTCGGCGCGTCATGCCGACCCGGAACGCGCGATCGCGGCGGCGCGATCGTTACGGCGCCGGGAGTTGGCACGAGTGGCCTCGGCGGACCTGCTGGGCTTGCTGGATGTGGTGGAGGTATGTGGCGCACTCACCTCGGTATGGGTGGCAGTCTTGCAGGCCGCCCTGGACGCGGTGATCAAGGCGAGCATTCCGGAGGGCGAACAGGCGCCTGCCGTCGTCTCCGTTATCGGTATGGGCCGGCTGGGCGGCGGTGAGCTGGGCTACGGGTCCGACGCGGATGTCCTCTATGTGTGCGAGGCGCGGGGAGAGGCCACCGATGCCGAAGCGGTCAGGTGGTCGGCGACCATTGCCGAGAAGGTGGGCAAGCTGCTCGGCGCTCCGAGCACCGACCCGCCGCTGCAGGTCGACACGGGGCTGCGGCCCGAGGGACGCAACGGGCCGATGGTGCGCACCCTGGCCGCCTACGAGACCTACTACGCGCAGTGGGCGCAGCCGTGGGAGGTGCAGGCGCTGCTGCGCGCGCACAGCGTCGCCGGAGACTCGGATCTGGGGCTGCGCTTCCTGCACATGATCGACAAGACGCGGTATCCGGCCGGCGGTATCGCCCAGGACGCGGTGCGCGAGATCCGCCGGATCAAGGCGCGGGTCGATGCCGAGCGACTGCCACGGGGTGCGGACCCGAACACCAATACCAAGCTGGGGCGCGGCGGGCTGGCCGACGTGGAGTGGACCGTGCAGCTGCTGCAGCTGCGCCACGCCCACGAGCATCAGTCCCTGCACAGCACCTCGACCCTGCAGACGCTGCGGGCGGCGGCGGAGGCAGGGCTCATCGAGACCGAGGATGCCGAGCTGCTGCGGCAGGCATGGCTGACGGCGACCAATGCCCGCAACGCGCTGGTGCTCGCGCGCGGCAAGCCCACCGACCAGCTGCCCGGGCCCGGGCGGCTGCTCAATACGGTGGCCGCCGCGGCCGGTTGGCCGGACAACGACGGCGGCGAGTTCTTGGACAACTATCTGCGGGTGACCAGGCGTGCGAAAGCCGTCGTGCAGAGGGTTTTCGGGGAGTAG
- a CDS encoding hemophore-related protein, with product MRIKIHTIMVVGVVAGTLGVAAPVQASPGDCTVSEEARLDAVAATKRAEYLERHPDVNTAMSDALKNTPGDGGAKHEAVQAYLDANPAAKTDLDAIRQPVRDFTNRCWPNG from the coding sequence ATGCGGATCAAGATCCATACCATCATGGTTGTCGGGGTCGTTGCCGGCACTCTGGGTGTGGCGGCGCCGGTCCAGGCGAGCCCGGGTGACTGCACCGTCTCCGAGGAAGCCCGGCTCGACGCGGTCGCGGCCACCAAGCGCGCCGAGTATCTGGAGCGCCATCCCGACGTCAACACCGCGATGAGCGATGCCCTGAAGAACACGCCGGGGGACGGCGGGGCCAAACATGAGGCGGTGCAGGCCTACCTCGACGCGAATCCGGCGGCCAAGACCGATCTGGACGCGATCCGTCAGCCGGTGCGGGACTTCACGAACCGCTGCTGGCCGAACGGCTAA
- a CDS encoding VOC family protein: protein MPVTGPDFISLQARNLSASQAFYEQYLGLVRSPAGPPHAVVFETKPIAFALRDVIPGTDLTSVAQPGIGAAIWLHATDVQAIHDALAADGHTIVSAPIDGPFGHTFTFADPDGYQVTLHDRP, encoded by the coding sequence ATGCCGGTCACCGGTCCAGATTTCATCTCACTTCAAGCACGTAACCTCAGTGCGTCGCAAGCCTTCTACGAGCAGTACCTCGGCCTCGTCCGCTCGCCGGCAGGACCACCACATGCCGTCGTCTTCGAGACGAAACCGATCGCGTTCGCGCTACGCGATGTCATTCCCGGCACCGATCTCACGTCCGTCGCCCAGCCCGGCATCGGCGCCGCAATCTGGTTGCACGCCACAGACGTTCAGGCCATCCACGACGCCCTCGCCGCCGACGGCCACACCATCGTCTCCGCGCCGATCGACGGCCCCTTCGGCCACACCTTCACCTTCGCCGATCCCGACGGCTACCAGGTGACGCTCCACGACCGCCCCTGA
- a CDS encoding MarR family winged helix-turn-helix transcriptional regulator, protein MSQDGVGVDLETSLGYLLKETSSALRTAMEEVLRPLGMSITHYSCLELLAQRPGLSNSELARGAFVTRQTMNVLLQNLERDGYVTRPAEAPVGKVLPVRLTSRGRRSLQKASAAVRSVELRMLAGMTTTEQSDAFRLLRLMIHALRDGA, encoded by the coding sequence ATGAGTCAAGATGGTGTGGGTGTCGACTTGGAGACCTCGCTGGGCTACCTGCTCAAAGAGACGTCGAGCGCTTTGCGCACGGCCATGGAGGAGGTGTTGCGGCCGCTCGGGATGAGCATCACGCATTACTCGTGCCTGGAGCTGTTGGCGCAACGCCCGGGGCTTTCGAACTCCGAGCTCGCACGAGGGGCATTCGTGACACGGCAGACGATGAATGTGCTGCTGCAGAACCTGGAACGAGACGGCTACGTGACCAGGCCCGCAGAAGCGCCCGTCGGCAAGGTGCTTCCCGTCCGGCTCACGTCGCGGGGCAGGCGCAGCCTGCAGAAGGCGAGTGCCGCGGTCCGCTCCGTAGAACTCAGAATGCTGGCCGGCATGACCACGACCGAACAGTCGGACGCCTTCCGGCTGTTGCGGCTCATGATTCATGCCCTGCGAGACGGTGCCTAG
- a CDS encoding hemophore-related protein — protein sequence MKFTSAVLSGVVGAGAVASALAFAGAADAAPSKCTAAEFARTHSTVSSQVASYLDKNPTINDGITNAAKGAPEGQRREAIKTYLDGQPAAKAELEKIRQPLTSLKNSCGADTDDAAPAAPAGLMGQAPAAEQPAVENAPAEQPQQPWNPFAPQQPAPETATANTPQAAPNVAAVVDQQDV from the coding sequence ATGAAGTTCACCTCTGCTGTCCTCAGTGGTGTCGTCGGCGCCGGTGCGGTGGCCAGCGCCCTGGCATTCGCGGGTGCTGCCGACGCGGCTCCGAGCAAGTGCACCGCCGCCGAATTCGCCCGTACGCACTCGACCGTGTCGAGCCAGGTCGCGAGCTACCTGGACAAGAACCCGACGATCAACGACGGGATCACCAACGCTGCCAAGGGCGCGCCCGAGGGCCAGCGTCGTGAGGCCATCAAGACCTACCTCGACGGCCAGCCCGCCGCCAAGGCCGAGCTGGAGAAGATCCGTCAGCCGCTCACGAGCCTCAAGAACAGCTGCGGCGCGGACACCGATGACGCCGCCCCGGCCGCGCCCGCCGGCCTGATGGGACAGGCGCCTGCCGCCGAGCAGCCCGCCGTGGAGAACGCGCCCGCCGAGCAGCCGCAGCAGCCGTGGAACCCCTTCGCGCCGCAGCAGCCGGCCCCGGAGACGGCAACCGCCAATACCCCGCAGGCGGCCCCGAACGTCGCCGCGGTGGTTGATCAGCAGGACGTCTAA
- a CDS encoding response regulator transcription factor produces MTQETTARHKVLMVDDDPDVRNSVARGLRHSGFDVRVAVDGRDALTQLAADEPDALVLDVQMPELDGVAVVTALRALGNDIPICVLSARDTVNDRIAGLEAGADDYLTKPFDLGELVARLRALLRRRGAGSGGLADSAITVGQITVDVSRRLVFVNGERVELSKREFDLLVVLAENTGVVLSRTRLLELVWGYDFDVETNVADVFVSYLRRKLEAGGAARVIHTVRGVGYVMREEP; encoded by the coding sequence ATGACACAGGAAACTACCGCCCGTCACAAGGTGTTGATGGTCGATGACGACCCGGACGTTCGGAACTCGGTAGCCCGCGGGCTACGCCACTCGGGTTTCGACGTCCGGGTCGCCGTTGATGGCCGCGACGCGCTCACCCAGCTCGCGGCCGATGAGCCCGATGCCCTGGTACTCGACGTGCAGATGCCCGAGCTGGACGGGGTTGCGGTGGTCACCGCTCTGCGGGCCCTGGGTAACGACATTCCGATCTGCGTGCTCAGTGCACGCGACACCGTCAACGACCGAATCGCCGGCTTGGAGGCCGGTGCCGACGACTACTTGACCAAACCCTTTGACCTCGGCGAGCTGGTGGCTCGCCTGCGTGCGCTGCTGCGCCGTCGCGGCGCCGGTTCGGGCGGCCTCGCCGATTCCGCCATCACCGTCGGACAGATCACCGTGGACGTGTCGCGCCGCTTGGTCTTTGTCAACGGAGAACGTGTCGAGCTGAGTAAGCGGGAGTTCGATCTGCTGGTGGTGCTGGCCGAGAACACCGGTGTGGTGCTGAGCCGCACCCGGCTGCTGGAATTGGTGTGGGGGTACGACTTTGACGTCGAGACCAATGTTGCCGATGTCTTCGTCAGCTATCTGCGCCGCAAGCTGGAAGCTGGGGGAGCCGCGCGAGTCATCCATACCGTCAGGGGAGTCGGCTACGTGATGCGGGAAGAGCCGTGA
- a CDS encoding sensor histidine kinase — MKRSLSLRTRVAVAAFLAAGLVVALIGIVAGIALVRNDTRQLDRRLDMLTDAVQATTRHGETTFVLTVRDTKSGGLVIFRGVELPRLPLGTRNVTVGDVNYRVRTIENPEEQTVISLGTRSDTVLVNHRGIPVFIALGVLSMLLAGGFAWLFAGRAVRPLHQLTDQTRQLDTDGLQVAAVRGARESEELAEAMAAMLSRVSAAQSETTKSLLAARDFAASAAHELRTPLTAMRADLDTLRAHDLSGDERVEVIGDLQRAQRRVEATITALGQLASGDLARTEDRELVDIADLLDRVAGDALMHRADAPEITVHADDCGVVLGWPDGLRLAVDNLVRNAINHGEARHIVLSANRIDNRLVIEVDDDGPGLPEADRERVLGRFERGPGAKPGGLGLGLALVAQQAALHGGDVVLSSSPLGGLRATLTIAAE; from the coding sequence GTGAAACGCTCGCTGTCCCTGCGTACCCGGGTCGCGGTGGCGGCCTTCCTCGCCGCCGGCCTGGTGGTCGCCCTGATCGGCATTGTCGCCGGTATTGCCCTGGTGCGCAACGACACCCGGCAGCTCGATCGGCGTCTCGACATGCTGACCGATGCGGTGCAAGCCACCACTCGGCACGGTGAAACCACATTCGTGCTGACGGTCCGTGACACCAAGAGTGGAGGACTGGTGATCTTCCGGGGCGTCGAGCTGCCACGGCTGCCGTTGGGCACTCGGAATGTGACCGTCGGCGACGTGAACTACCGGGTGCGCACCATCGAGAACCCGGAAGAACAGACGGTGATTTCGCTCGGGACCCGGTCGGACACGGTACTGGTCAATCACCGCGGGATCCCGGTATTCATTGCCCTGGGTGTGCTTTCGATGCTGCTGGCCGGTGGTTTCGCCTGGCTGTTCGCCGGGCGCGCGGTGCGGCCGCTGCATCAGCTCACCGACCAGACCCGCCAGCTCGATACCGACGGCCTGCAGGTGGCTGCGGTGCGCGGTGCCCGAGAGTCCGAGGAGCTTGCCGAGGCCATGGCCGCCATGCTGAGCCGAGTCTCGGCGGCACAGTCCGAAACCACCAAATCTCTTCTGGCGGCCCGTGATTTTGCCGCGAGTGCGGCACACGAATTACGCACGCCGCTCACCGCGATGCGCGCCGACCTGGATACTCTGCGCGCACACGACTTGTCGGGCGATGAACGTGTCGAGGTGATCGGCGACCTGCAGCGCGCCCAGCGACGTGTCGAGGCCACCATCACGGCGCTCGGCCAGTTGGCCTCGGGCGACCTCGCCAGGACCGAGGACCGCGAACTGGTGGACATCGCAGACCTGTTGGACCGGGTGGCGGGGGATGCGTTGATGCACCGGGCCGACGCGCCGGAGATCACCGTCCATGCGGACGACTGTGGTGTGGTGCTGGGTTGGCCCGACGGGCTGCGGCTGGCCGTGGACAACCTGGTGCGCAACGCGATCAACCATGGCGAAGCCAGACATATTGTGCTGTCGGCAAATCGGATCGACAACCGGCTGGTTATCGAGGTCGATGACGACGGTCCCGGCCTACCCGAGGCCGACCGGGAGCGGGTGCTCGGACGATTCGAACGCGGCCCCGGCGCTAAGCCGGGCGGGCTGGGCCTGGGGTTGGCACTCGTGGCGCAGCAGGCCGCGTTGCACGGCGGAGACGTGGTGCTGTCGTCAAGCCCGCTGGGCGGGCTGCGGGCGACGCTGACGATCGCCGCGGAATAG
- a CDS encoding nuclear transport factor 2 family protein — protein sequence MPSFTRAELEEAFAQHQATVHRCIETGDWNPYAEMYTEDALYIEHVVGRLHGKEAIRQYITAVMAEFPGNHMPSLPATWTVFDPEKGWVVCEIDNVMSDPGDGQHWGEPNLTVLHYAGDGLWSQQEDAYNPANMVKMVRRWCRAAEAAGNLPDEAREWLAKYGPRQN from the coding sequence ATGCCATCCTTTACCCGCGCCGAGCTCGAAGAAGCGTTCGCGCAACACCAGGCCACCGTCCATCGCTGCATCGAAACCGGCGATTGGAACCCATACGCCGAGATGTACACCGAGGATGCTCTGTACATCGAGCACGTGGTGGGCCGCCTGCACGGTAAAGAGGCCATTCGGCAGTACATCACCGCGGTCATGGCGGAGTTCCCCGGCAACCACATGCCGAGTCTGCCCGCCACCTGGACGGTCTTCGACCCCGAAAAGGGTTGGGTGGTCTGCGAAATCGACAATGTGATGAGCGATCCGGGCGACGGCCAGCATTGGGGTGAGCCGAACCTGACCGTGCTGCACTACGCCGGAGACGGGCTGTGGTCGCAGCAGGAAGACGCCTACAACCCCGCAAACATGGTCAAGATGGTGCGGCGCTGGTGTAGGGCGGCCGAGGCTGCCGGCAATCTGCCCGACGAGGCCAGGGAGTGGCTCGCCAAATACGGGCCGCGCCAGAACTGA